The Glycine soja cultivar W05 chromosome 6, ASM419377v2, whole genome shotgun sequence genome has a window encoding:
- the LOC114415167 gene encoding lachrymatory-factor synthase-like, protein MEEESKSKWEGKAMVEVVGTGAEVAWAVLEDFCNIHKWISLDTCYQVDGILGQPGLIRYCASTVEEGVGAEKTTTIKWAKEKILAIDPVQRCLTYEVVENNMGFKSYVATLKVLPIEGDGCKIEWGFVSDPVEGWSCQGLKSYVESTLQSMAKKIEFAYSTH, encoded by the coding sequence ATGGAAGAGGAATCTAAGTCAAAGTGGGAAGGTAAAGCCATGGTTGAGGTAGTAGGCACAGGCGCAGAAGTAGCATGGGCTGTGTTAGAGGATTTCTGCAACATACACAAGTGGATCTCCTTAGACACATGCTACCAAGTAGATGGGATTCTAGGGCAACCTGGCCTAATCCGTTACTGTGCTTCCACCGTTGAAGAAGGTGTTGGTGCTGAGAAGACAACAACAATCAAGTGGGCCAAAGAGAAGATACTCGCGATTGATCCTGTCCAACGTTGTTTGACCTATGAAGTTGTTGAAAACAACATGGGATTTAAGTCCTATGTGGCCACTCTCAAAGTGCTGCCAATTGAAGGAGATGGGTGCAAGATAGAGTGGGGGTTTGTCAGTGATCCAGTTGAAGGGTGGAGTTGTCAAGGTTTGAAGTCATATGTTGAGTCTACTCTCCAGTCCATGGCCAAGAAGATTGAGTTTGCGTATAGCACACATTAG